A stretch of DNA from Lysinibacillus sp. B2A1:
AATCGAAGAGCAGTACGAAGCAAAGCTAGTAGAGTTACAAGCAAAGCTAGACGACGAGGAAAATCGTCATCTACGCCTACGCGCTGACTTTGATAATATGCGCCGTCGCCATCAACTAGATCGTGAGTCGGCTGAAAAATATCGTGCTCAAAGCTTATTATCAGATTTGCTGCCAGTATTAGATAATTTTGAACGTGCCTTACAAGTTGAAGCAACATCTGAAGAAGCTGCTTCTATTGTAAAAGGCATTGAGATGGTCTATCGTTCTCTGATTGAAGCAACAGAGAAGGAAGGTCTGCAAGTAATTAAGGCTGAAGGTGAGCCATTTGATCCAAATATTCACCAAGCTGTGATGCAGGAACAAGATAGTGAAAAAGACACTGGTGTTGTATTACGCGAGCTGCAAAAAGGGTATATCCTAAAGGATCGTGTATTACGCCCAACAATGGTATCTGTGAACGAATAGTCATAGCACTATTTAGTCAATTAAAATCAGTTAGAAAACGCATCCCTTGCGTTGAAATAATAGGAGGAAATTTTAATGAGCAAAATTATCGGTATTGACTTAGGAACAACAAACTCTTGTGTTTCTGTACTTGAAGGTGGAGAACCAAAAGTAATTCCAAATCCAGAAGGCAATCGTACAACACCATCTGTTGTTGCATTTAAAAACGGTGAACGTCAAGTTGGTGAAGTAGCAAAACGTCAATCAGTAACAAACCCGAACACAATTATTTCTATTAAATCAAAAATGGGTACAGCTGAAAAAGTAACAGTGGAAGATAAAGACTACACGCCACAAGAAGTATCTGCAATGATTCTTCAATACTTAAAAGGCTATGCAGAAGACTACTTAGGGGAAAAAGTAACAAAAGCAGTTATTACAGTTCCTGCTTACTTTAATGATGCACAACGTCAAGCAACAAAAGATGCTGGTAAAATCGCAGGTCTTGAAGTAGAGCGTATTATCAACGAGCCAACTGCTGCTGCACTTGCGTATGGTTTAGACAAGCAAGACCAAGATCAAAAAGTTTTAGTATTTGACCTTGGTGGTGGTACATTTGACGTTTCTATTCTTGAATTAGGTGATGGTGTATTCGAAGTATTAGCAACAGCTGGTGATAACAAACTAGGTGGGGACGATTTCGATGATGTGATTATCGATTATCTAGTAGCTGAATTCAAAAAAGAAAATGGCATTGACTTATCAAAAGATAAAATGGCGATGCAACGCTTAAAAGATGCAGCAGAAAAAGCGAAAAAAGATTTATCTGGTGTAACTTCAACACAAATTTCTTTACCATTCATTACAGCAGGCGAAGCAGGTCCATTACACTTAGAAATTTCTTTAACACGTGCAAAATTTGACGAAATTACATTACCATTAGTAAATCGTACAGTTGGTCCAGTACGTCAAGCATTATCTGATGCAGGTCTTTCAACAACTGAAATTGACCAAGTTATTTTAGTTGGTGGTTCTACTCGTATTCCGGCAGTACAAGAGGCAGTACGTAAAGAAACTGGTAAAGAGCCTCACCGTGGAGTAAACCCTGATGAAGTTGTTGCGATGGGTGCTGCTGTACAAGGTGGCGTATTAACTGGTGATGTGAAAGACGTTGTTTTACTTGACGTAACACCACTATCACTTGGTATTGAAACAATGGGTGGCGTGTTCACAAAATTAATTGACCGTAACACAACAATTCCAACATCTAAATCACAAGTATTCTCTACAGCAGCTGACAATCAACCAGCAGTAGATATTCACGTACTACAAGGTGAACGTTCAATGGCAGCAGACAATAAAACATTAGGTCGCTTCCAATTAGCAGATATTCCACCAGCACCACGTGGTATTCCACAAATCGAAGTAACATTCGATATTGATAAAAACGGTATCGTATCTGTTAAAGCGAAAGATCTTGGTACAAACAAAGAACAAACAATTGTAATCCAATCTGATTCTGGTCTATCTGAGGAAGATATTGAACGCATGGTAAAAGATGCTGAAGCAAATGCTGAGGCAGATGCTAAACGTAAAGAAGAAGCAGATCTTCGTAACGAGGCAGATCAACTAGTGTTCCAAGTAGATAAAACAATTGCTGACTTAGGTGAGCAAATTACAGAAGACGAGAAAAAATCTGTTGAAGATGCTCGTGATGAACTGAAAAAAGCGCTTGAAGCAGGCGAATTAGAAGGCATTAAATCTGCTAAAGAAAAACTAGAAGGCGTTTTACAGCCATTAGTAATGAAAGTATATGAACAAGCTGCAGCAGCTGCTCAAGCAGCTCAAGGTGGCGAAGCAGGTGCAGATGCTGGTGCTGGTAAAAAAGATGACGGTATCGTAGACGCTGACTTTGAAGAAGTGAAAGACGATAAATAATAGCCAGTAGCTCAGTGAAGAAGCCAAAGACCGCTTGCGGCTTTGGCTTTTCTCTTTATTAAAAGCGGTACGTCAAGCTCTATATGATAACTGAGAAAAATACGTTTATTTTATTAATAAATAATTTACAACAAAAATAGAGGCAGTTTATTAAACTGCATGGTACAATTGATTTTATGCAAAAAGAGCGGAGTGTGAATGATGGAAAAACGCGATTACTACGAGGTGCTTGGTTTAACCAAATCTGCTTCAAAAGATGATATTAAAAAAGCATATCGTAAATTATCAAAACAATATCACCCTGATTTAAATAAAGAGCCAGGTGCTGATGAAAAATTCAAAGAAATCGCTGAAGCTTATGAAGTGCTGAGTGATGATCAGAAGAAAGCTCGCTACGATCAATTTGGTCATGAGGATCCAAATGCAGGCTTTGGTGGTGGCTTTGGAGGAGGAGGCGGCTTTGGCGGCTTCGAGGATATTTTCAGTTCGTTCTTTGGTGGCGGTGGTCGCCGTCAGGACCCGAATGCACCACGCAAGGGTGATGATTTACAATATCGTATGAATATTAAATTTGAGGAAGCGATTTTCGGGAAAGAAACAGAAATCGAAATTCCAAAGGATGAAACCTGCGATACTTGCCATGGTTCAGGTGCAAAAGCAGGTACTAATCCAGAAACATGTTCAACATGTAATGGTGCTGGTCAAGTAAATCAAGCAGTGGATACTCCATTTGGCCGTATGATGAATCGTCGTACTTGTTCAACATGTCATGGTACAGGTAAAATCATTAAAGAAAAATGTTCAACATGTCGTGGTGAAGGAAAAGTTCAAAAACGTAAGAAAATTAAAGTAACAATTCCGGCAGGGGTTGACGATGGCCAACAAATTCGTGTATCTGGTCAGGGTGAGCCAGGTATAAATGGAGGACCAGCAGGAGATTTATATATAATGTTCCGTGTGCAGGGGCATAATGAGTTTGAACGTGATGGCGACGATATTTATTATGAACTTAAGCTAACGTTCCCTCAAGCATCTCTTGGTGATGAAATTGAAGTACCAACTGTTCATGGAAAAGTAAAATTACGAATCCCATCAGGGACACAATCAGGTGCTCAATTCCGTCTTAAAGATAAAGGTGTAAAAAATGTACATGGCTATGGTACTGGTAATCAATATGTCACTGTAAAAGTGGTTACACCAGAAAAATTAACAGAAAGACAAAAACAGCTACTACGCGAATTTGCTGAAATTAGTGGTGATATTCCTGAGGAACAAGGAAGCTCACTATTTGATAAAATCAAGAAAAAATTCCAAGGCGAATAATTAGAGGAGCTGAAGAGCTACGTGAAGTGGTCAGAGTTATCCATTCATACCAAGAATGAAGCGGTAGAGGCAATTTCGAATATTTTGCATGAGGCTGGGGCAAGTGGTGTTGTTATTGAAGATTCTGCTGAATTTGCTAAGCCTCGAGAAGATCAATTTGGTGAAATTTATGCACTAAATGAAGCGGATTTTCCTAAAGATGGTGTTATTGTCAAAGCTTATTTATCAGAGTCTAGTTTTTTAAATGAAACAGTCGAAGAAATTAAAGCGGCTATCACAAACCTAACGAATTTTAACATCGATATAGGCGAGAATGTTGTCTCGATTGTAGAAGTAAACGAGGAAGATTGGGCAACAGCTTGGAAGCAATATTATCATCCTGTGAAAATTTCTGAACGCTTTACAATTGTACCTACCTGGGAAAATTATACACCAGTATCAACAGATGAATTAATTATCGAATTAGATCCTGGTATGGCATTTGGTACTGGAACACACCCAACAACTGTAATGTGCCTGCAAGGGCTTGAAAGGGTTGTAAAAGAGGG
This window harbors:
- a CDS encoding molecular chaperone DnaJ, producing the protein MEKRDYYEVLGLTKSASKDDIKKAYRKLSKQYHPDLNKEPGADEKFKEIAEAYEVLSDDQKKARYDQFGHEDPNAGFGGGFGGGGGFGGFEDIFSSFFGGGGRRQDPNAPRKGDDLQYRMNIKFEEAIFGKETEIEIPKDETCDTCHGSGAKAGTNPETCSTCNGAGQVNQAVDTPFGRMMNRRTCSTCHGTGKIIKEKCSTCRGEGKVQKRKKIKVTIPAGVDDGQQIRVSGQGEPGINGGPAGDLYIMFRVQGHNEFERDGDDIYYELKLTFPQASLGDEIEVPTVHGKVKLRIPSGTQSGAQFRLKDKGVKNVHGYGTGNQYVTVKVVTPEKLTERQKQLLREFAEISGDIPEEQGSSLFDKIKKKFQGE
- a CDS encoding 50S ribosomal protein L11 methyltransferase, whose protein sequence is MKWSELSIHTKNEAVEAISNILHEAGASGVVIEDSAEFAKPREDQFGEIYALNEADFPKDGVIVKAYLSESSFLNETVEEIKAAITNLTNFNIDIGENVVSIVEVNEEDWATAWKQYYHPVKISERFTIVPTWENYTPVSTDELIIELDPGMAFGTGTHPTTVMCLQGLERVVKEGDTVIDIGTGSGVLSIGAALLGAKSVHALDLDEVAVRSAQENVVLNKVENTVSVFHGNLLETVKEPADVVVANILAEIIMSFTEDAFSIVKPGGLYVTSGIIGAKRDDVKAALEASGFVIEEVLLMEDWVAIIARRPQ
- a CDS encoding nucleotide exchange factor GrpE, which produces MTETTDNKDLVQEEVQDEKNVQAENLSTEEDVVVQQEVELTIEEQYEAKLVELQAKLDDEENRHLRLRADFDNMRRRHQLDRESAEKYRAQSLLSDLLPVLDNFERALQVEATSEEAASIVKGIEMVYRSLIEATEKEGLQVIKAEGEPFDPNIHQAVMQEQDSEKDTGVVLRELQKGYILKDRVLRPTMVSVNE
- a CDS encoding molecular chaperone DnaK, with the protein product MSKIIGIDLGTTNSCVSVLEGGEPKVIPNPEGNRTTPSVVAFKNGERQVGEVAKRQSVTNPNTIISIKSKMGTAEKVTVEDKDYTPQEVSAMILQYLKGYAEDYLGEKVTKAVITVPAYFNDAQRQATKDAGKIAGLEVERIINEPTAAALAYGLDKQDQDQKVLVFDLGGGTFDVSILELGDGVFEVLATAGDNKLGGDDFDDVIIDYLVAEFKKENGIDLSKDKMAMQRLKDAAEKAKKDLSGVTSTQISLPFITAGEAGPLHLEISLTRAKFDEITLPLVNRTVGPVRQALSDAGLSTTEIDQVILVGGSTRIPAVQEAVRKETGKEPHRGVNPDEVVAMGAAVQGGVLTGDVKDVVLLDVTPLSLGIETMGGVFTKLIDRNTTIPTSKSQVFSTAADNQPAVDIHVLQGERSMAADNKTLGRFQLADIPPAPRGIPQIEVTFDIDKNGIVSVKAKDLGTNKEQTIVIQSDSGLSEEDIERMVKDAEANAEADAKRKEEADLRNEADQLVFQVDKTIADLGEQITEDEKKSVEDARDELKKALEAGELEGIKSAKEKLEGVLQPLVMKVYEQAAAAAQAAQGGEAGADAGAGKKDDGIVDADFEEVKDDK